From a region of the Parachlamydiales bacterium genome:
- a CDS encoding DMT family transporter — translation MLKGVILALSACFVWGLIFVIPTYLHAFSPIEIALGRHFVNGLTSLFFFCFCFKKLINLPKLMWFKALKFALIVNIIYYTCIVLGVQLADAAITTLIAGIAPITIALYGNWQQNECDYKKLILPCILIFAGLILVNAQSLFTHSDTLSVNNYILGILFASIALIAWSWFVVANTQFLKTCPTLTYFEWASMLGVATLFWVVIGTAIMGFFVLDTSQLQRYMIPSDELTTFLVGIGILGCICSWLGTFLWNSGCTHLPLSLSGQLTIFETLFGLTFVFALDQRLPTLLEFSGILLMLLAVLYCMNTFMPQHSHALPAAVKVKANDLPD, via the coding sequence ATGTTAAAAGGGGTAATCCTTGCCCTAAGCGCCTGCTTTGTATGGGGGTTGATCTTTGTAATTCCCACGTATTTGCATGCCTTCTCGCCTATAGAAATCGCCCTAGGACGCCATTTTGTAAATGGTCTTACTTCACTCTTTTTCTTTTGCTTTTGCTTTAAAAAGCTAATTAATTTACCTAAACTAATGTGGTTCAAAGCTTTAAAATTCGCCCTCATCGTTAATATCATCTATTATACTTGCATTGTCCTAGGCGTGCAGCTCGCCGATGCTGCTATTACCACCCTAATCGCCGGTATTGCCCCCATCACTATCGCTTTATATGGCAACTGGCAGCAAAATGAATGCGACTATAAAAAACTCATCCTTCCCTGCATACTTATCTTTGCAGGTTTAATTCTTGTAAACGCCCAAAGTCTATTCACACACTCTGATACTCTTTCCGTAAATAACTATATTCTCGGCATCCTCTTTGCATCCATCGCCTTAATAGCCTGGTCTTGGTTCGTAGTGGCAAACACTCAATTCCTTAAAACATGCCCCACGTTAACCTATTTTGAATGGGCTTCTATGCTAGGTGTCGCGACACTCTTCTGGGTCGTCATCGGCACTGCAATCATGGGCTTTTTTGTCCTCGATACCTCCCAACTCCAAAGATATATGATCCCCTCTGATGAACTTACAACTTTCCTCGTAGGCATCGGCATTCTCGGCTGCATCTGCTCTTGGCTAGGGACTTTCCTCTGGAACTCCGGTTGCACCCACCTCCCTCTTTCCCTAAGCGGACAACTGACCATTTTCGAAACTCTCTTCGGCCTTACTTTTGTCTTCGCTCTGGACCAAAGACTCCCTACCCTCCTAGAGTTCTCCGGTATTCTCCTTATGCTCCTTGCCGTCCTCTACTGTATGAATACTTTCATGCCTCAGCATTCACACGCTCTACCCGCAGCCGTTAAGGTCAAAGCCAACGACCTTCCTGACTAA
- a CDS encoding aconitate hydratase — MGKNVTQKLIESHLLSGSLQTGAEIGLRIDQTLTQDATGTMVMLELEAMGIDTVKTELSAQYVDHNLLQTDFKNADDHIFLQTACQRFGIWYSRAGNGVSHPVHMERFGIPGKTLLGSDSHTPAAGSMGMLAIGAGGLEVALAMIGEPFFLRMPKIMGVKLTGKLPEWVSAKDIILEMLRRYSVKGGVGKIIEYYGPGLQYLTAMDRHVIANMGAELGATTTVFPSDQAVKQFLTEQGREKDWKELIADPDATYDLNDEINLSELEPLIALPSSPDKVVTVRSVAGKEIYQSMIGSSANPGFRDFAIAAEIVNGKQVHERVSFDINPTSRKILDDLIRLGYLEKLVYAGGRIHQAGCNGCIGMGQAPATERNSLRTVPRNFPGRSGTKEDAVFLCSPETAAASALKGAICDPRDLGIPYPHVKEPEKGHLNPYMILPPTKNNREIHLEKGPNIKPLPDFVPLQDHIEGPVLIKVGDNISTDEILPAGAKVLPFRSNIPEISKFTFAQVDESYYTRALKYQKQGHFIIAGSNYGQGSSREHAVMAPKYLGVRAVIAKTFARIHWQNLANFGILALSFIENIDYDRIAPQDILIIESAREQLIESSEIIVSNKTQNYTFKTTHALTPRQVEMVLAGSVINLHRKN, encoded by the coding sequence ATGGGCAAAAACGTCACGCAAAAGTTAATCGAATCTCACCTCCTCTCCGGCAGCCTGCAAACCGGCGCTGAAATCGGACTCCGCATCGATCAAACACTCACTCAAGATGCAACCGGTACAATGGTGATGTTGGAACTAGAAGCAATGGGTATCGACACTGTTAAAACGGAACTCTCTGCACAATACGTCGATCACAATCTCCTACAAACCGATTTCAAAAATGCCGACGACCATATTTTCTTACAGACTGCATGCCAACGCTTTGGCATCTGGTACAGCCGCGCAGGAAATGGTGTCAGCCATCCGGTACATATGGAACGCTTCGGCATTCCGGGTAAAACTCTGCTAGGCTCCGACAGCCACACTCCCGCAGCAGGCTCAATGGGAATGCTCGCCATTGGTGCAGGAGGTCTGGAAGTGGCCCTTGCTATGATCGGGGAACCTTTCTTTCTGCGCATGCCAAAAATCATGGGTGTTAAACTCACGGGAAAACTGCCCGAATGGGTCAGCGCTAAAGATATTATCCTGGAAATGCTGCGCCGTTATTCCGTCAAAGGCGGCGTAGGAAAAATCATCGAATATTACGGCCCAGGACTGCAATACCTCACCGCCATGGACAGGCACGTCATTGCTAATATGGGTGCTGAACTGGGGGCTACAACCACTGTTTTCCCTTCAGATCAAGCCGTAAAGCAATTTCTTACCGAGCAAGGACGTGAGAAAGACTGGAAAGAGCTCATTGCAGATCCCGATGCTACCTATGATCTGAATGATGAGATCAACCTTTCAGAATTGGAACCTCTTATCGCGCTCCCGAGCAGCCCAGACAAAGTTGTGACCGTCAGATCTGTCGCCGGAAAGGAAATCTACCAATCCATGATCGGCTCATCAGCCAACCCCGGCTTCAGAGACTTTGCCATCGCAGCAGAAATTGTCAACGGCAAGCAAGTACACGAAAGGGTATCTTTCGATATCAATCCCACTTCACGCAAAATCCTGGATGACCTAATCCGCCTAGGTTATTTGGAGAAACTCGTCTATGCTGGCGGGAGGATACATCAAGCCGGCTGTAATGGTTGCATAGGCATGGGACAAGCCCCAGCCACAGAGCGTAACAGCCTGCGTACTGTCCCTCGTAATTTTCCCGGGCGCTCAGGAACTAAAGAAGATGCCGTCTTCCTTTGCAGTCCTGAAACAGCTGCTGCTTCAGCCCTGAAGGGAGCTATCTGCGATCCGCGCGACTTAGGCATCCCCTACCCTCACGTCAAAGAACCTGAAAAAGGGCATCTCAACCCTTATATGATTCTGCCCCCCACTAAGAACAATCGTGAGATCCATCTGGAAAAAGGCCCCAACATTAAACCATTACCCGATTTTGTCCCTCTACAAGATCACATCGAGGGCCCCGTCCTCATTAAAGTGGGCGATAATATCTCTACCGATGAGATCTTACCGGCAGGGGCCAAAGTCCTCCCCTTCCGCAGCAACATTCCCGAGATCAGCAAGTTCACGTTTGCACAAGTGGATGAAAGCTACTATACACGTGCACTGAAGTACCAGAAGCAAGGACATTTTATCATTGCAGGATCAAATTATGGACAAGGCTCCAGCCGTGAACACGCTGTCATGGCCCCTAAGTACTTAGGTGTACGTGCAGTCATCGCCAAAACCTTTGCGCGCATCCACTGGCAGAACCTTGCCAATTTTGGTATTCTAGCCTTAAGTTTTATTGAAAACATCGATTACGATAGAATTGCCCCCCAGGATATTCTCATTATCGAGAGTGCACGAGAACAACTCATCGAAAGTTCTGAAATTATTGTGAGCAATAAAACACAGAATTATACTTTTAAAACTACCCATGCTCTCACTCCCCGTCAAGTGGAAATGGTTCTGGCAGGAAGCGTGATCAATCTGCACAGAAAGAATTAA
- a CDS encoding response regulator codes for MLQFKTNFNGAKVLVVEDFDINREIISEMLTMVGIIPDSAENGLEAVEKAKAVKYDLILMDIRMPYMDGYDATKEIRKLGDPQPIVIALTASIQEKDKKKSVEVGMDDYLSKPLEFQVLEKTLKNYLARFITT; via the coding sequence ATGTTGCAGTTTAAAACGAATTTTAATGGAGCTAAAGTTTTGGTGGTGGAGGATTTTGATATTAACCGCGAAATCATTTCCGAGATGCTGACAATGGTGGGGATTATTCCCGATTCAGCAGAGAATGGTTTGGAAGCAGTTGAGAAAGCCAAAGCTGTAAAATATGACCTTATTTTGATGGATATCCGTATGCCTTATATGGATGGGTATGATGCCACCAAGGAAATAAGGAAGTTAGGCGACCCACAACCCATTGTTATTGCTCTCACAGCGAGTATTCAAGAGAAGGACAAAAAGAAATCTGTAGAAGTGGGCATGGATGATTATTTGAGCAAACCTTTGGAATTCCAGGTACTAGAAAAGACACTTAAAAACTACCTAGCTCGTTTTATCACGACTTAA
- a CDS encoding ATP-binding protein — MASQISQKASLENYYKNSVYSISQTLDIALLYNYDAITRLSKRYVLLPDNPIYWKSDIEQYLEDFPSLQGIVHVDDNFEIRQGGFRDEVKGVAWVKQYKKEFSSSNKKLEVLIDKEKRALLVFRNKIPGKGYSLDFYYASDFFKINPILYHLREFDIQILINNREVFASTPTAKEILATDRWYFFENLFVVNLRGNKEGIEFLESKIPLLILLTGLIFGFITTLLYYYMQRSKVLRKRAEEANVAKSAFLANMSHEIRTPLHGIIGTSSLLELTNLDTKQTRYLKILSTSSQYLLQLINNLLDITKIESNSMEIRYEKVDLDEYCREIVEMVQSKAIEKGLIIKDEIESTKGDKYLIPHHPVRQILINMLGNAIKYTDSGEILLKVQIEDGDQEDPRLVIDVKDTGIGIPKEKQHLLFDKFMQVDSNEALKRGGTGLGLYLCKIMIDKMNGSIDFESAVGQGTKFHITLPIRKQEPVNVAV; from the coding sequence ATGGCATCGCAAATCAGTCAAAAGGCTAGTTTAGAAAATTATTATAAGAATAGTGTTTATAGCATCTCGCAAACATTGGATATTGCTTTATTGTATAACTATGATGCGATTACGCGGTTGTCCAAACGTTACGTACTTTTGCCTGACAATCCAATTTATTGGAAAAGTGACATTGAGCAATATTTAGAGGATTTTCCCTCCCTACAAGGTATTGTGCATGTGGATGATAATTTTGAAATTCGTCAGGGCGGCTTCCGTGATGAGGTTAAAGGGGTGGCGTGGGTTAAGCAATATAAAAAGGAATTTAGCAGCAGCAATAAAAAGTTAGAAGTATTGATTGATAAAGAGAAGAGGGCTCTACTGGTATTTAGGAATAAAATTCCCGGAAAAGGCTATTCGCTCGATTTTTATTATGCAAGTGACTTTTTCAAGATAAATCCCATTTTATATCATCTCAGGGAGTTTGATATTCAGATATTGATCAATAACAGAGAGGTTTTTGCTTCTACCCCAACTGCAAAAGAAATATTAGCTACAGATAGGTGGTATTTCTTTGAAAACCTTTTTGTAGTCAATTTAAGAGGAAATAAAGAAGGTATAGAGTTTCTTGAAAGTAAAATACCCCTCCTTATTTTACTTACGGGATTAATTTTTGGATTTATTACGACCCTATTATATTATTACATGCAAAGATCAAAAGTTTTGAGAAAGCGGGCTGAGGAAGCAAATGTTGCTAAATCGGCCTTTTTAGCTAATATGAGCCATGAAATCCGCACGCCTTTACATGGGATTATCGGGACTTCCTCCTTGCTTGAATTAACTAATTTAGATACTAAGCAGACACGTTATCTAAAGATACTGTCGACTTCATCACAATATCTATTGCAACTGATCAATAACTTGCTTGATATCACTAAAATTGAGTCCAACAGTATGGAGATTCGTTATGAGAAGGTGGATTTAGACGAATATTGCAGGGAAATCGTTGAAATGGTTCAAAGCAAAGCGATAGAAAAAGGACTAATTATTAAGGATGAGATAGAGTCCACCAAAGGAGATAAATATCTTATTCCACATCATCCGGTGCGACAGATTCTAATAAATATGTTGGGGAACGCGATAAAATATACGGATAGTGGGGAGATCCTATTGAAAGTCCAGATAGAAGATGGAGATCAAGAGGATCCTCGTTTAGTAATCGATGTGAAAGATACGGGAATTGGTATACCAAAAGAAAAACAACATTTATTATTTGATAAATTTATGCAGGTAGATTCCAATGAAGCTTTGAAAAGAGGCGGCACAGGGCTAGGCCTTTATTTGTGTAAAATCATGATTGATAAAATGAATGGATCGATCGATTTTGAAAGTGCTGTCGGTCAAGGAACAAAATTTCATATCACTCTCCCCATAAGAAAACAGGAGCCAGTCAATGTTGCAGTTTAA